The region GCGCGCCGAACCCGCGCCGAGAATATGACCGACCCGGCCGAAATCGAGCATCACGCCATTGGCGATTTCAATTTGCTCGCCCACCCGCACTGGACGCAAAAGTTTCAGTGTCGCTTCCGCGTCTTCGATGGTGTAAAGCGGCAGCGCCGGACTATGTTTCGAATAACCTTTGTAATTAGCATAGCGCGCTTCCTCTTCCTGCAAATGCGCCGCGTCGGGCAACATCACACGCAAGAGATCGCAAGTACCGGGCGTCGCGTACACCGGCCCGCGAAAGCCCTTGGCAACCACACGCGGCAGATAGCCGGAATGATCGATATGCGCGTGAGTGAGAATCACGCTGCGCAGCCGGGCCAAATCGATCGGCAGCGGCGCCCAATTTCTTTGGCGCAGCTCCTTCAATCCTTGGAACAAACCGCAATCGATCAGAACTTGATCCGCGTCGTTAGCGAAGAGATATTTCGAGCCGGTGACGCCGCCAGCCGCGCCAAGAAACTGCAACGTCGGTGCCGATGTGTTAGCCATGCATTTACCCTTCCACAAAGTCATCAACGCCGCAATGCGTATTTGCCTTTGCTCAGCACTTTTATGTCACCTCTCAACGCTGTGAATTTAGGGTTGGCGGAGGGGGCGAGATTTGAACTCGCGGCCCACGGTGTGGGCGCCGGTTTTCAAGACCGGTGGATTAAACCGCTCTCCCACCCCTCCGAGATTGGCAATTGGTAGTTTAACTAAGCCGGCAAGGTTTGCCGCCAACAATTAACTGTTGCATAGAATAACGATTCGGAAATGAGGTTACAAGATCGACAGCGCAATTGGCTCTTATGAAATCATGCTTCAACGTAGGCTTGACAGGGTAGCCATTATCTAGTCATATTATGACCATGAATACTGTAAATGTAGCCACACTAAAAGACAAACTGAGCTATTATCTGGGCTTGGTTAAGAAGGGGCAGCAAGTTGTGGTCACGTCGCATCGCCATCCAGTTGCCCGCATATTACCTTCTGACGCTCCGACCGCGCGTATTTTGGAGCCTACCCGTCCGGTCAAGGATCTTTTGAAAATCAAAGGCGTAAAACGGCGACGCTCGGTTTCTGCTGTGGAAACACTGCTAAGTGATCGCCGACGCCGATGAACGTCTACGTGGATACGTCCGTCGTCCTGCGCGTCCTATTTGGAGAACCCAAACCAATAGATTTTTGGGGGCGATGGGATCGCGCGTACAGTAGCGCATTATGGCGCATCGAAGCGCTTCGTACTGTAGATCGTTTGCGGTTACTTCATGAAATCACCGATATCGAGGTCGCTGACCTCGTGCGAGATATCCAAGCCACGCATGAGAGTTTCGCGATCTGCCCGCTAGATGAGCGAATCTTGCAGCGGGCGAGCGAGACGTTCCCGACTGTCGTCGGTACGCTCGACGCGATCCACCTCGCAACGGCCATCTCAATACGCGAGTCTGACAAAGTTGATTTTCTTCTTACCCACGATTCTCAGCTCGGCACGGCGGCCCGAAGCGTCGGCTTTCACGTCAGGGGAACAACGTAGTCACCGCTAAATTCGATTTGGCAAATACCCATTGAGCGGGTCACGATCCAGGATGCACCGGTCAGCGCGAATAATTTTTTCCAACGCCATGGCGAGCTGGTTTGGCAAACTTCCGAGTAATTTATTGATCTCGGTGCCGAAGCCGACCTCGCGCTCTTGCCAAAGCTTTTCATCGCTGGGCTATGCGCGTTCCCGTAACAGTACTCAGCTGGGATTCAAAACCCGCGCCGCCGCCCTCCAATCCGCGCGCGGCTAATTTTTGACTCGATGGCGCGAGCTATTCTCACGCAACATGTAGATAAGATAGCCAACGACGGCGATGTTAATTGCGATCACGCCGACCTTCAGCACAGTGAAACGTTTGACCAGCTCGAAAATCTCCAGCGGAATCAGCGCCGCGGTCGCGATCACGGTCAAGTATTCCGCCCAAACTTTCTGGCGCAACAGACCGATTCCTTCGGTAATCACCACGGCTGCGTAAACAAACGTGCCGGCGCTCAAATGGCGCAGCGTTCGCTCGTCGACGAACATGAGCTTTTCCAATACCCAGTGGATGTAACGGTTGTCGGGATCCACGTGCAGCATCTCGACTCACTGCAGCGCGAGATCGTAAACATCGACATGGACGAGCTTTGCCGCGCCGGTACCGACGATCACCAGCAGCGCGCCTTTGACCAGCTTGAAGATGGCGATCGCTTCGAGGCCGCGGTCGATGTGCGCGAGCCTAGCCGAATTTTGCTTCTCAGGAATATTGGGATTCGGCAATTGCATTAATTTCGCTGTCGGTCGAATGAACATTATCAGTAACGATGCCGCCGGCTCGCTTCCGCCCGGGCGCGCAGATGTTCGCCCGCCGTGATCGGTGGAAATTTCGCCGGACGGTCCGACCCCTGGCAAGGTTCGAGACAGGTGATCAACGCGTCGGGATTGGGACTATGAAAAAGCACGAAGGAGTAGCGATCTTTGTACGCGGCATCGCCAGAGGGATTGACGACTCGATGCGGCGACGAACGAAACATGCCGTTGGTCTAGTGCGAAATAAGATCGCCGGTATTGACGATGGCCGTACCGGGGAGCGCCGGCGCGGCGATCCAGCTGCCATCGGACGATTGAATTTCCAAACCGCCCTCGTCGTCCTGAAACAGTAAATTCATCCCGCCGAAATCGGTATGCGCGCCGGCGCGCAGTTGGCCGGGCGCCGGCGCGGCGGGCAACGGCGGATAGTGGAGCAAACGCAAAGTCGAATCGGTACGGTCGTGATACGGCACAAAATAATTTTTCGGCAATCCGAGCGACAACGCGATCGCGGCCATCAGCTCATTGCAGCTCGCCTTAGCGGCATCGAGAAAATTGAGCAAAGCGCGGCGAAACTCCGGCAGCTCTTCGGGCCAAGCGTTAGGCCGATGCGCTGACGGCTCGACACCGCATTGAAATATTTCTTTGAGATCCCCCGGCTGGCCTTCGTCGAGCGCTTGCACGCCGACGCCTTCGTAACCGCGCGTGCTGCCTTTTTCTTTCGGCTTGGCTTTGGCTTTGAATTCCGGCGCTAATGAAAAAAATCGCCGCGACTGAGCGAATACTTCATCGACCACAGGTTGGGCCACGCCGTGATTACGCAGATACATGAAGCCATGGGTTTCCAGCGCGCGACGCAATTCGGCAATTGTGGAATTTCGTCGAACCGCATCGCCCTCGGTAAAGCCGGCGAAATCGATGGTCGGAATTTTTTTCTCAGCCGTGTTCATTAGCCAATACAGATTTTACTGCAACAACTGCGGCGCCGGCTGCAACACTTCCACCGGCAACGAGCCAAGATGTTCGCCGTCGCTGTGCAGCGCGAATTCGTAAACACCGGGACCTGGGATCGTTAGCTGTTCCAAACGCAAGTTAATATTGGCGGCACAAAGTCCGGTGACGGCGCTTCTAGCATTGCTTTGATGCTTGATCTCGACGCGCGCCACCGATGTGCCTTCTACTCGTCGCAGTTCAACCGAAAGAGTGTGTTCGCCCTCGCTAGCGCAGCCGATTTGCGCGAACAGCCAAAAAGTCGGCAGCGGCGCGCGAAAGTCCGCGACCAGAAAGCGGTCGAAGACTCCCATCAAACTGAACTTGCCGGTCTTTTCTTCGCGCACGTCGTCGCACAAAGTGGCGAGAATTAGTTTAGCCATTAGAATTGAATTTAATTTTTGCAGCTCGCAAGCCTAACTAAGAAATGACCAACAAACCGTTAACCAATCCGTTCCATACCACCCATGTAGGGCCGCAGCGCGTCGGGAACGATCACGCTGCCGTCTTTCTGCTGATAGTTTTCCAACACCGCGACCAACGTCCGGCCGACGGCTAAACCGGAACCGTTGAGGGTATGCACAAACAACGGCCGTCCCTTCTTGTCTTTGCGATAGCGAATATTCGCCCGGCGCGCTTGAAACTCTTCGCAGTTGGAGCAGGAGCTGATCTCACGATAAGTGCTCTGCCCTGGTAGCCAAACTTCCAAGTCATAAGTTTTCGCCGACTGGAATCCCATATCGCCGGTACAGAGTTCGATCACGCGATAAGGAATCTTCAGCCGCTTGAGCACTTCTTCGGCGTTGCGCACCATCGCTTCCAACTCGTCGTAGGAAGTTTCCGGCTCGCTGAACTTCACCATTTCCACCTTGTTGAACTGATGTTGACGGATCAGTCCGCGCACATCTTTGCCGTAGGAGCCCGCCTCGCTGCGAAAGCACGGCGTGTAAGCGACATATTTGATGGGCAGCTCCTCGCGATCGAGGATCTCGTCGCGGTGGAGATTGGTCAGCGGCACCTCGGCTGTGGGTATCAGAAAATAATCGCCGGGAGCGAGATGAAACAAGTCTGCTTCGAATTTCGGCAAATTCCCAGTGCCGACCAGCGACGTGCGATTGACCAACGCCGGCGGCAGCATTTCTTGGTAGCCGTTCTCGCCGGTGTGCAGGTCCAACATGAAATTGATCAGCGCGCGCTCCAATTTTGCGCCCGCACCGCGATACACCGTGAAGCGCGCGCCGGTGATTTTCGCGGCGCGGGCGAAATCGAGAATGCGCAACTCCTCGCCGATGTCCCAATGATTTCTCGCTTCGAAATCGAACTTCGGCGGCTCGCCCCAACGGCGCACTTCGCGATTGTCATGCTCGCTCTTGCCGACTTTAACGCTTGGGTTAGGCAAGTTGGGCAGCGTCAACATGAAATTTTCGAAGCGCGCTTCGACATCGGCCAGCGGCGCTTCGCTATCGCGAATGGCGGCGCTGACTTCTTCGCCTTCACGCATTTCCGCGCCGGCATCGCCGCCGGCCTTTTTGAGCTTGCCGATCTCGCCGGAGAGACGATTTTTCTTTTCCTTCAACCGCTCGATGTTCGCCAAGGCGTCGCGCCGTTCACGGTCAAGCGCGACGAACTGGTCCCAATCCACCGCGCCGCCGCGCGTCGCCATGCGCTCCTTCACGCGCGCTAGATCTTCGCGCAGTAATTTTACGTCCAACATACAGGTCCTCTAAAAAACATCGAATGCATTTTCGATATGCTCAATCACGGGTTTACCGCCAGGCCAGGAGACACCGACGACGTCAAAGCGCGCGTCGCGTTGATGGAGTTTGCGTTCGTGCAAAAAAAACTGCGCCGCCCCAATCATCTTGCGCTGTTTGCGCGCCTCCACCGCTTCGAACGGCGAGCCGAAGCTATGGTCGGCGCGGGTCTTCACTTCGACGAAGACGATCACTTTGCGGTCGAGCACGATCAAATCGACCTCGCCGGTCTTGCAACGATAGTTGCGCTCGACCAACTTGTAGCCTTTTTTCTTGAGAAATCCCTCGGCAATCTCCTCGCCTTCTTGCCCCAGGCGCTTTCTAAAGAGACTCACAGGTTTTCACCAGATAGTAAACCAACTAATCCGCGGGCGTTCGTTCAATGAGATCGCGAACCGGCGCAAAGCTTTTTCTGTGAATCGGCGACGGCCCGTGACGACGCAGCGCAGCCAAATGCTGCGCGCTGCCATAACCTTTGTGGCCGGCAAAGCCGTAATCGGGATATTGCCGGTCGAAGCCGACCATCATCTCGTCGCGTGCCACTTTGGCGATGATCGACGCCGCGGCGATGGACAGACAGAGCTGATCGCCCTTGACGATGGTCTGTTGCTCAGCCGAAACTAGCGACGGCCAGCGGCTAGTCTGCAACAGATTTGCCGGAATCCGTTGATTGCCATCGATCAACAAACAGTCCGCTGGCGCTGTGAGCGCGTCCAATGCTTTTGCCATCGCCAACAAACTCGCCTGCAAAATATTGATGCGGTCGATCTCGTCCACTTCGACGATGCCGAGTCCCCAACTTACGGCCTGTTGTTGAATCAGCGGCGCCAAGCGCTCGCGCTGTTTAGCCGAGAGCAGTTTAGAATCTTTGATCTCGCCGTGATCGAAGCCGCGCGGCAACACCACCGCGGCCGCCACCACCGGACCGGCAAGCGGGCCGCGGCCGACTTCATCGAGGCCGGTGACGGAGGTGAAGCCGCGCTCATACCATTCACGTTCGAAGGGTCGAAAGCGCGCTTCGCCTCGAAGCTTCGCTAGCACCGCCGTTTGCCGATCTTGCATGGTCATTCATTTCTAGCCAAAAGGTCTGCTAACTGCAAATAAAACTCTTCGATAACCGCACCGATCGACGCGTTGGCATTGACCCTACCTTATGTTAAAAATTTCTCATGCCACTGACCCGTGCCCAAGTCCAACGCGTGGCGCTATTGGCGCGTCTGCGTTTGACCGAAGTTGAAGAATCGGCGCTCACCGAACAGCTCGACAACATTTTGAGCTACATGGACAAGCTCAATCAACTCGACACCGCCAATGTCGAGCTGTTCAGCCATGCCGCCAACGTCAACGCCGGATTACGCGAGGACAAAGTCACCAACCAGCCCAACGCCGAAGCGCTGCTGGCCAACGCCCCCGATCGCGACGCGACATTTTTTAAGGTGCCGAAAATCCTCGAATGAATCTCGCTCAACTCACTCTACACGAAGCCAGCGACAAACTGCGCGCGCGCGAGTTCTCATCCAGAGAACTGACCGAAGCGGTGTTCGCCCAGATCGCCGCGACCGACGAGCGGGTTCACGCTTACTTGACGCTAGCGCGCGACGGCGCGATAGCTCAGGCAAACCACGCCGATCAGCGTCTTAAACAAAATACCAACGGCTCTTCCATGTTGGGCATACCGCTGGCGATCAAAGACAATTTTCTCACCCACGGCCTGCGCACCACCTGCGCGTCGAAAATTCTCGGCGACTTCATGCCGCCCTACGACGGCACCACGGTGGCCAAACTGCGCGCGGCCGGCGCGGTGTTCGTTGGCAAGACTAATTTAGATGAATTCGCCATGGGCTCGTCGGCGGAAAATTCCGCATTCTTTCCGACCCGCAATCCGTGGAATCTCGAACGCATTCC is a window of Deltaproteobacteria bacterium DNA encoding:
- a CDS encoding type II toxin-antitoxin system prevent-host-death family antitoxin, coding for MTMNTVNVATLKDKLSYYLGLVKKGQQVVVTSHRHPVARILPSDAPTARILEPTRPVKDLLKIKGVKRRRSVSAVETLLSDRRRR
- a CDS encoding PIN domain-containing protein, whose protein sequence is MNVYVDTSVVLRVLFGEPKPIDFWGRWDRAYSSALWRIEALRTVDRLRLLHEITDIEVADLVRDIQATHESFAICPLDERILQRASETFPTVVGTLDAIHLATAISIRESDKVDFLLTHDSQLGTAARSVGFHVRGTT
- a CDS encoding DUF2127 domain-containing protein — translated: MLHVDPDNRYIHWVLEKLMFVDERTLRHLSAGTFVYAAVVITEGIGLLRQKVWAEYLTVIATAALIPLEIFELVKRFTVLKVGVIAINIAVVGYLIYMLRENSSRHRVKN
- a CDS encoding isopenicillin N synthase family oxygenase yields the protein MNTAEKKIPTIDFAGFTEGDAVRRNSTIAELRRALETHGFMYLRNHGVAQPVVDEVFAQSRRFFSLAPEFKAKAKPKEKGSTRGYEGVGVQALDEGQPGDLKEIFQCGVEPSAHRPNAWPEELPEFRRALLNFLDAAKASCNELMAAIALSLGLPKNYFVPYHDRTDSTLRLLHYPPLPAAPAPGQLRAGAHTDFGGMNLLFQDDEGGLEIQSSDGSWIAAPALPGTAIVNTGDLISH
- a CDS encoding serine--tRNA ligase; translation: MLDVKLLREDLARVKERMATRGGAVDWDQFVALDRERRDALANIERLKEKKNRLSGEIGKLKKAGGDAGAEMREGEEVSAAIRDSEAPLADVEARFENFMLTLPNLPNPSVKVGKSEHDNREVRRWGEPPKFDFEARNHWDIGEELRILDFARAAKITGARFTVYRGAGAKLERALINFMLDLHTGENGYQEMLPPALVNRTSLVGTGNLPKFEADLFHLAPGDYFLIPTAEVPLTNLHRDEILDREELPIKYVAYTPCFRSEAGSYGKDVRGLIRQHQFNKVEMVKFSEPETSYDELEAMVRNAEEVLKRLKIPYRVIELCTGDMGFQSAKTYDLEVWLPGQSTYREISSCSNCEEFQARRANIRYRKDKKGRPLFVHTLNGSGLAVGRTLVAVLENYQQKDGSVIVPDALRPYMGGMERIG
- a CDS encoding YraN family protein, whose protein sequence is MSLFRKRLGQEGEEIAEGFLKKKGYKLVERNYRCKTGEVDLIVLDRKVIVFVEVKTRADHSFGSPFEAVEARKQRKMIGAAQFFLHERKLHQRDARFDVVGVSWPGGKPVIEHIENAFDVF
- a CDS encoding ribonuclease HII; the encoded protein is MQDRQTAVLAKLRGEARFRPFEREWYERGFTSVTGLDEVGRGPLAGPVVAAAVVLPRGFDHGEIKDSKLLSAKQRERLAPLIQQQAVSWGLGIVEVDEIDRINILQASLLAMAKALDALTAPADCLLIDGNQRIPANLLQTSRWPSLVSAEQQTIVKGDQLCLSIAAASIIAKVARDEMMVGFDRQYPDYGFAGHKGYGSAQHLAALRRHGPSPIHRKSFAPVRDLIERTPAD
- the gatC gene encoding Asp-tRNA(Asn)/Glu-tRNA(Gln) amidotransferase subunit GatC, yielding MPLTRAQVQRVALLARLRLTEVEESALTEQLDNILSYMDKLNQLDTANVELFSHAANVNAGLREDKVTNQPNAEALLANAPDRDATFFKVPKILE